The following is a genomic window from Gavia stellata isolate bGavSte3 chromosome 3, bGavSte3.hap2, whole genome shotgun sequence.
gctcgtTGCAGCTGTTAGCCAGCGGGGTGGGTCCGCAGGGGCGGCAGAGGTCGTAGCAGGCCATGTCTGTGGTGTGGAGGGTCCCTGGAAGAGAGGGTGTTGAGGAAGCAGAGGGGAATGGGGGTTCGAGGGGTAGGAGGGTGAGGGAGTGAGGTGGcttgctgtggggctgtggggagcatGGTGGTGGGGAGGCATCAGGGCTGTGAGTGTGGGGTCAGAGTGTGCTGGAAGAAGGGGCCAGGTgggtgaggagaaggaggggaaggggtttcAGGCTCACCTTGTTGACCGTGGAGGTGAAGGCGTCAGGAGAAGTGTGTGAGGGAGAGAGGCTCTGGGCTGACTTTTATGCTGGTCCCAAAGGGGCGCGACCATCTTTGCGCATGTCAGCATTTTTCAGCAAGCAGCTGTTACATGCCACAACCTCGTGAGTAATAAGTTGGGACGCATTTTCCTCCCTGAAATTCTGCAATTTCATGTCCTCCTCTTGAGGACATGTCCGCTTGGCCCAGGCGGCAGCTTTTAAGTGAGAGTATTAGAGGCCAAAGGCTGGTGTTGATGGCACGTGTCAGGGCAGGTAGAAGTCATAACCAAAGCATAATAGAGATGGGGTGTCGTCAGTGATGTCATCCCGTGGCACTCGTGTGGTGTGGTTTTCGGGTGCGTTGTGAAGAGGGGGCCCATTTCCTCGCCTCTCTGTCAGGCTGGTCTGGGCTTTGGAGGTGTGCCAGGCATGAGGCGCTGCCCCTTCCAATGTGTTCGGTTACTCCACACACTGCTGCCAACTCGCTAAGCCTGGCCTTAGGCCTGGCCTTTCCCGTTGGATGTGCTCTGTGGGTGCCTTGGTGCCCCTCTTGCTTGTAGGCTTTTAGCTGGGTGTGTTGGGTTTccgtggcaaggttttggtagcgaaggggctacaggggtggcttctgtgagaaggcTCCAGAAGCTTCCCCagtgtctgatagagccaatgctgGGTAGGTCCAAGATGGAGCTGCTAGTGGCCAAACGTGAGCCAATCAGCAACGGTGGTTGCGCCTCTGTGCTAAACATatttacaaaggggaaaaatctgCTGCGCTATATTAACTGGatgagagaagggagaaggcgCTGGAGCCGAgattccctgcagcctgtggtgaagaccatggtagAGCAGattgtcctcctgcagcccatgaaggtccatggtggagcagacatccacctgcagcccattGAGGACCTGACACCGGAGCAGGTAGATGCAtccgaaggaggctgtgaccccatgtATAGCTCTGCTGGAGCAGGTCTTCTAGCCGGACCTGTGACGCCACGGGCgatccatgctggagcagtccgTTCCTGAGGGTCTGCACCTCGTGGAAAGgagccatgctggagcagtttgtgaataactgcagcccgtgggaaggagccatgttggagaagtttgtgaaggactgtctcccatggtTGGGACCGCACAGTGGAGCAAGGAAGAAtcagcagagacaacgtgtgatgagCTGACCACAACCTGCATTCCCTGTCGCCCTgcgctgcagaggaggaggaggtagagaatttgggCGTGAAGTTGAGGccagaagaagggagggatggcaGGAAGGTGTTTTAGGATtaggttttacttctcattattcTACTCTTAATTTCTATTGGCAATAcgttaaattaatttttcccttgacggtaattggtgagtgatctccctgtccttatctcgacccaggAGCCCTTGgtgtattatttttctccccctgtccagctgaggagaggcagtgatagagcggcttggtgggcaccgGGCATCCAGCCCAGGTGAACCCACCACAGAGCCCCAccttcccagcagagcagggtcaggGGCTTGTTCCTGCACCTGGTGCTCAGTGCCCCATGCTGTGGTGCAGGGTCCCCACGGTGAGGAGGATGGTGAGCTCACAGAGGGGGCTCTCTGTGTGACCTCAGAGCAGAGGGATGGTGGCTTGGGGTCCCCTGCACAGGTGGTCCAGGGACCCTGCAGCAGTGGGGATGGTGGTCGGGAGACTCTCGCATGGGACCCTGCAGTGAAGAGGGGATGGTGGTGTGGGGATCCCCCCAAGGGTTCAGCTGGGGACCCCACAGCAAGGTGAGACCGTGGCCTGGGGACTCCCATATCGCTGGAAGCTGGGCACGGTGACACGGGACCCTGTGTGTGTGGCCCTGGCACCCCGCCGTGAAGGAAGATGGTGTCATGGGGACTGCCAGGAGATTGGTCTGGGGAACACAGCAAGGGGGCACAGGACAGGGGACCCTGCGTGGGTGTCCCTGGCACCCTGCAGCAAGGACAAGAAGTGCAGGGTCTGTTGATGTATTTATTGATGTCAGCTTTTTTTGTGGGGTGTTATTTAATCAGggccttttccctccctcttgcCCCTCTGAGGTCTCTAACTTCTTCCGTGTgaggggtttgggttgggttttggcaGCATTTCTACTCATTCATTCCCTCGTtcacctcccacccctcccagcaGTTGTTTTGGGGGCTGTTTTGTGAAGATTACCTATTTATTGGACTGGAGGTGTTGATTTTGGGGTGCTGAGAGTGGCCTTCTGGAAGCTTCCAGgagcttctgcagcagctggtgcctGTCAGCCATCCCCTGATTGGCAGGTTGTTAGCTGCCTCCCGATTGGCAGGTTGTTAGCTGCCTCCCGATTGGCTGGTCGCTGAGGGTGCTGAGGCAGTGCCTGGCTGTGGTGAGGGAAggctgcggccgcggggctgaGGCTGGTGAGCTCTGGGAGAGCTGGTGAGGCCCGTGAGAGGCCcagggggagcgggagcggcaggcaggggaggctgggagTGACCGCCTGTGGGGTCTTTCTTTGGGCTGAGTGCCGAGATGTGAAGGGGGcaggggatgaaaccaggctgcctagagatgagcctggGGGTGGCgtgccgatgttgggggcgaaatcgatagcccagctcaagtgcatgtACTCCtgtgcacgcagcatgggcagcaaacaggaggagctggacgccgttctgcagcaggagagctatgatgtagtcgccatcacagaaacatggtgggacgactcacatgactggggtgctgcaatggatggctataagctcttcaggagggataggcaaggaaggagaggtggtggggtggctctctgtatgttagggagtgttttgattgtagaGAGGTCAACGATTGTGACGACAAGATTGAATgtttatgggtaaggatgagggggaaggctaacaaggcagatatcctgctgggtgtctgttgTAGACCACCCAACGAGGACGAAGAAGCCGACGAAGCGTTCTACGAGCGACTGTCAGAAGTCTCACGATCGCAAGCTCTTGTTGTTGTGAGGAAGTgaacttaccggatgtctgctggaattataacacagccgagagaaACCAGTCGCGGAGGttgctggagtgtgtggaagataacttcctgacacagctggtaagcgagtccaccaggggaggtgccctgcttgacctgctgtttacaaacagagagggtctggtgggagaagtgatggtcagaggccgtcttgggcttagtgaccatgaaatgatagagttcttAATTCTTGTTGAAGTAAGGAGGGGCGGTCAGCAAAACCAttaccatggacttctggagggcagacttcggcctgttctGGACACtgattgagagggtcccttgggagacggtcctatagggcaaaggggcccaggaagtctggaccttcttcaagaaggaaatcttgaaggcgcaggagcaggcattccccatgtgccgtaagaagagccgtcggggaagatgaccggcctggctgaacggggagcttttgctgggactcaggaaaaaaaggagagtttatcacctttggaagaaggggcaggcaactgaagaagagtacaaggccctcgttaggtcatgcagagctggaattagaaaggcaaaggcacagctagagctcaatctgacCATGATTGtaaagggataacaaaaaatgtttctataaatactttaacaacaaaaaagagccaaggagaatctccatcctttactggatgcggaagggaacattgtcacgaaggatgagtAAAAGGCTGAGGTGCTCaatgccgcctttgcctcagtctttaatagccagaccaggtatcctcagggtattcgtctccctgagctggaagacaaggatggagagcaaagtaaactccccgtgatccaggaggaagctaTTAAgaacctgctatgccacctggacactcccaggtctatggggcctgatggcatccacccaagggtgttgagggagctggcagaggagcttgccaagccactctccatcatttatcaacgGTCCTGGTTAAAAGGGGAGGTCTGAACGGCTGGAGGCTTGCCAGCGTGACGCCCATCcacaagaagggccagaaggatgatccggggaactacaggcctgtcagcctgacctcggtgccagggaagattatggagaggttcatcctgagggcactcacagggcacatgcaggacaaccaagggatcaggcccagccagcacgggttcatgaaaggcaggtcctgcttgactaacctgatctccttctatgagcaggtgacccacctagtggatgaggggaaggccatcgatgttgtctacctggactttagtaaagccttcgacactgtctcccacagtattcttctggaaaagctggcgactcgtggctgGGACatgtgcactcttcgctgggtagaaaactggctggacggccgagcccagagagtcatggtgaatggagtgaaatccagttggcggccggtgacaagcggagtcccccagactcagttttggggccggtcttctTTAATCTCTctatcgatgatctggatgaggggatcgagtgctcccttGGCATGTTTGGAGACGACACCAGGTcgggcgggagtgttgatctctttgagggtaggaaggctctgcagagggatctggacaggctggatggatgggctgaggccaattggatgaggttcaacaaggccaagtgctgagtcctgcacttgggccacaacaaccccatgcaaggctacaggcttgtggaggagtggctggaaagctgccctgcagaaaaggacctgggggtgttgattgacagtcagctgaataggagccagcagtgtgcccaggtggccaagaaggccaacggcatcctggcctgtatcagaaatggtgtggccagcaggagtagggaggtgatcgtgcccctgtccacggtgctggtgaggccgtacctcAAATCCTTTGTTCaggttttgggcccttcactccaagaaggacgttgaagtgctggagcatgtccagagaagggcgacgaagctggtgaggggtctggagcacaagtctgatgaggagcggctgagggaactggggttgtttagcctggagaagaggaggctgaggggagacctcatcggctctctacaactacctgaaaggaggttgcagagaggtgggtgttggtcccttctcccaagtgacgagtgacaggactagaggaaatggcctcaagttatgCCGggggaagttcaggctggatattaggaaaaatttctttactgagagagtggagaaacactggaaaaggctgcccagggagctggtggagtcACATTCAttagaggtgttcaaggaacgtggcactgtgggacatggtttagtgggcatggtggtgttagttgatggttggacatgatgatcttacaggtcttttccaaccttagtgattctgtgtgattctgtaatccCGACTGGCCATGGCGCCAgacaacctgctgtaggtggccctgcttgaggAGCGGGGTTGAAGCACATGGTCTCCAGAGGTTCCTGCCAAACtacatgattctgtgattctgtttgctgggagggcaggagagtCATTGTAGGGAAGAGAGTTAGTCAAGGGTGTTCTGGCACGGGGAGACTTTGTGAGAGGCATATGAAGGTGTGCATTATTGCGCCAAAGGCTTTGAGCAACTGGTGGGCTTGCGTAATGTTCTGGAAGCCACGAGGCACCGGTGTTGGTGGTGGCATATTTTGTACGATAGGTCTTGTGGCCCCTTTCCACCCACCCTGATGATCTATTAGGCTCTGTTTTTTCTCGGGTGAAGTTGGAAAAGccttgggagaagaaaggaagtggaGGCATTtgaggctgggatgcaggaggacTTTATTGAGgcaaaagagtgaaaatgcaGGAGCACCAAGTGGAGGGGAGTCGGTGTGAGGTGCAAAGAAGGAGGTggtagaagaggaggaggtacaTGGGCCATGTTTccaggcagcctgggcaggccCCTTCCCTGCTTCCTTGCTTGGTGCCTTGAGAGGAGGAGTTGTGGATAGTAGCTTGACATTCCAGGAAGGGCCAGAGGTGCATCTTCAATCCATGCCATGGTTTCCAGGGTGTGGGTGGTTGGTGTCAGGGGTGGTGACGAGGGCCCTTAGCAGGGGTAACAGCCTCTTCCGCGGCCAAAGCAGCCCAGGCCTCCAAAGCCGTAGCCGAAGCCGCCGGAGGAGATGGGCActccctgggagctgaggaTGTTGCCCACGGCAGCGGATGAGGAGGATCCGACGGCggtgttctgtgggaaggagctgaggatgggtcctgGCAGAGTGACGACCACGGTGGAAGGCTGGATGACGACGCGGGATTCCtcgcactgcctgacacagggctcgtTGCAGCTGTCAGCCAGCGGGGTGGGTCCGCAGGGGCGGCAGAGGTCGTAGCAGGCCATGTCTGTGGTGTGGAGGGTCCCTGGAAGAGAGGGTGCTGAGGAAGTGGAGGGGAATGGGGGTGCGAGTTTTACTGTCGCATGAGTGCGAGCGATTGTGGAGTCCTGGtatggggctgtgggcagcgTGGTGGAGGCGTCAAAGCTGCTGAGTCTTGGGGCAGAGCGTGCTGGAAGAGAGGGGCCAGGTgggtgaggaggaagaggggaaggggtTTCAGGCTCACCTTGTTGACTGCGGAGGAGAAGGTG
Proteins encoded in this region:
- the LOC132322080 gene encoding feather keratin 1-like, which codes for MACYDLCRPCGPTPLADSCNEPCVRQCEESRVVIQPSTVVVTLPGPILSSFPQNTAVGSSSSAAVGNILSSQGVPISSGGFGYGFGGLGCFGRGRGCYPC